A window of Candidatus Polarisedimenticolaceae bacterium contains these coding sequences:
- a CDS encoding Rieske (2Fe-2S) protein, whose protein sequence is MGRWVRVPGAESLAEGEGRRFVLEDGFEVAIFRKDGQYAALDDTCPHQGASLGEGTLHDGRVICPWHGWMFDVTSGACFRVPGISVRVYPARVAGDAVEIEIGETDAVAGEARP, encoded by the coding sequence GTGGGACGTTGGGTCCGGGTCCCGGGGGCGGAATCGCTGGCGGAAGGGGAGGGTCGCCGGTTCGTCCTCGAGGACGGATTCGAGGTGGCGATCTTCCGGAAGGACGGTCAATATGCCGCCCTCGACGACACCTGCCCCCACCAGGGGGCGTCGCTCGGGGAGGGGACGCTCCACGACGGCCGTGTCATCTGCCCCTGGCACGGCTGGATGTTCGACGTCACGAGCGGGGCGTGTTTTCGTGTCCCGGGGATCTCGGTCCGGGTCTACCCCGCGCGCGTCGCGGGCGACGCGGTCGAGATCGAGATCGGAGAAACCGATGCCGTTGCAGGTGAAGCGCGTCCGTAA
- a CDS encoding L,D-transpeptidase — protein sequence MGERSDYDLLRSRLRAETDDTTPRGDRRRLWPAIGVVLTLVAILGIAFGPGTGYAFAPVTEFEVPVAASLPGDGAELRRLQAKLAKENRQLAATLAKLEPKGNYLVIDQTQNRIYLMNDGKVVHQAVCSAGSGIVLKDSTRGRKWVFDTPRGVFKVRNRIEDPVWRKPDWAFVEEGKPIPRNPADRIEAGTLGEYALYLEDGYMIHGTLYERLLGRSVSHGCVRVGRDDLRVFWKGTQIGTPVYIF from the coding sequence ATGGGCGAGCGCAGCGACTACGACCTGCTCCGCTCCCGGCTCCGCGCCGAGACGGACGACACCACGCCCCGAGGGGACCGTCGCCGGCTCTGGCCCGCGATCGGCGTCGTCCTGACCCTCGTGGCGATCCTCGGGATCGCCTTCGGCCCGGGGACCGGGTACGCCTTCGCGCCGGTGACCGAGTTCGAGGTGCCGGTGGCGGCGAGCCTCCCCGGCGACGGGGCGGAGCTGCGTCGTCTGCAGGCCAAGCTCGCCAAGGAGAACCGGCAGCTCGCGGCGACGCTCGCGAAGCTCGAGCCCAAGGGGAACTACCTCGTCATCGACCAGACGCAGAACCGCATCTACCTGATGAACGACGGGAAGGTCGTCCACCAGGCGGTCTGCTCCGCGGGCTCCGGGATCGTGCTGAAGGACTCCACGCGCGGGCGGAAGTGGGTCTTCGACACCCCGCGCGGCGTCTTCAAGGTCCGCAACCGGATCGAGGACCCCGTGTGGCGCAAGCCCGACTGGGCGTTCGTCGAGGAAGGGAAACCGATCCCGCGCAATCCCGCGGACCGCATCGAGGCGGGAACGCTGGGCGAATACGCCCTCTACCTCGAGGACGGCTACATGATCCACGGGACGCTTTACGAGCGCCTGCTCGGGCGCAGCGTCTCGCACGGCTGCGTGCGCGTCGGTCGCGACGACCTTCGCGTCTTCTGGAAGGGCACGCAGATCGGAACGCCGGTGTACATCTTCTGA
- a CDS encoding NADH-quinone oxidoreductase subunit I encodes MPLQVKRVRNGLFDKFYIPSILSGMVVTFKHMFRKKDTIQYPEQQHVFGDRYRGVPALVKDEEGREKCVACYMCQWVCPPLAITIEAGEYPPGHALHQIEKFPKKFDINMLRCIYCGLCEEACPEEAIFMSKTYVVVGHSRELMIFDKAKLYEIGGVRPDPIKKWSKESKGDPGRSHVAGEELVTGGPAAAEGH; translated from the coding sequence ATGCCGTTGCAGGTGAAGCGCGTCCGTAACGGGCTGTTCGACAAGTTCTACATCCCGAGCATCCTCTCGGGGATGGTCGTCACCTTCAAGCACATGTTCCGCAAGAAGGACACGATCCAGTACCCCGAGCAGCAGCACGTCTTCGGCGACCGATATCGCGGCGTTCCCGCCCTCGTGAAGGACGAGGAGGGGCGCGAGAAGTGCGTCGCCTGCTACATGTGCCAGTGGGTCTGCCCGCCGCTCGCGATCACGATCGAGGCGGGGGAATACCCTCCGGGGCACGCGCTCCACCAGATCGAGAAGTTCCCGAAGAAGTTCGACATCAACATGCTGCGGTGCATCTACTGCGGCCTGTGCGAGGAGGCCTGCCCCGAGGAGGCCATCTTCATGTCGAAGACCTACGTCGTCGTGGGCCACTCCCGCGAGCTGATGATCTTCGACAAGGCCAAGCTCTACGAGATCGGCGGCGTCCGTCCCGACCCGATCAAGAAGTGGTCGAAGGAGTCGAAGGGCGATCCGGGCCGGTCGCACGTCGCGGGCGAGGAGCTCGTCACCGGAGGCCCCGCCGCCGCGGAGGGACACTAG